A region of Chelonia mydas isolate rCheMyd1 chromosome 7, rCheMyd1.pri.v2, whole genome shotgun sequence DNA encodes the following proteins:
- the LOC114018411 gene encoding uncharacterized protein LOC114018411 — MKHFANIAGGAIRNGNWDKRCRKCGYANETLLHVLCGCKQHSGAWRHCHNAIQNQLVKAIPLSLGKITVDSAIPGTDSRLRPNIIVTDTEKKKVLMVDVTVPFKNRSQAFHKARAQKALKYTSLADTLRAQGYDVQIHTLSGRPGCMGPPQ; from the exons ATGAAGCATTTCGCCAATATAGCTGGAGg AGCCATCCGCAACGGCAACTGGGACAAGCGCTGCAGGAAGTGTGGCTATGCCAATGAGACCCTGCTCCACGTCTTGTGTGGCTGCAAACAGCACTCCGGAGCCTGGCGGCActgccacaatgccatccagaaccaGCTGGTGAAAGCCATCCCGCTGTCCCTGGGGAAGATCACCGTTGACTCCGCCATCCCTGGGACAGACAGCCGACTGCGACCCAACATCATCGTgacagatacagaaaagaagaagGTCCTCATGGTAGATGTCACAGTGCCATTTAAAAACAGGTCACAGGCCTTCCACAAGGCCCGAGCACAGAAGGCGTTGAAGTACACCTcgctggccgacaccctgagagcccaGGGCTATGATGTCCAGATCCACACCTTGAGTGGGCGCCCTGGGTGCATGGGACCCCCACAATGA